In the genome of Bacteroidota bacterium, the window TGGTCAAGTCGTCAAACTCTATTCGCTCGCTGATTGACACTTCAATTTTAAGCGTGCGATTGAAGTTGAACAGTGTAAAATTGCCCTTGCGATTTTTGCCGGATGTTTGTGTGTCTTCTAAGCTGGCTTCATATACCTGGTCGCACAGTGCAATAACCTCTTCTTTAAACTTTTTCAACCCTTCGTTGATTTTGACGGCTTCCTTGTGTAACTTCACGGCTACTCTCTCTGACAACTTTTCAAGGTCTGTCAATCTGTTGGTCGGAATTTTGTTTCCGGTTTCGTCCTCCCAAAATGGGTCAGACTGTTTTTGATGGTAATTCATTTTAATTTATTTGTTGATATTCTCTATGAATTTTGATTTGAATTGTGCGTATGCATTGCGATACTGGGAATTTACCTTTATCTGGTCTTGGTGTGCGCGCAAACCGCTGATTACGCTCGCATGATTACGGT includes:
- a CDS encoding DUF3164 family protein, which translates into the protein MNYHQKQSDPFWEDETGNKIPTNRLTDLEKLSERVAVKLHKEAVKINEGLKKFKEEVIALCDQVYEASLEDTQTSGKNRKGNFTLFNFNRTLKIEVSISERIEFDDLTIQACKEKLDDFITSNTTGVDDFMRTLILSAFEKTSGSLDVKKVLTLRKYRDRTRSPLYKEAMDLLDKAIRRPDSKRYFRVFARNEEGKYELIDLNFSSI